The proteins below are encoded in one region of Tiliqua scincoides isolate rTilSci1 chromosome 7, rTilSci1.hap2, whole genome shotgun sequence:
- the LOC136656796 gene encoding histone H3: MARTKQTARKSTGGKAPRKQLATKAARKSAPATGGVKKPHRYRPGTVALREIRRYQKSTELLIRKLPFQRLVREIAQDFKTDLRFQSSAVMALQEASEAYLVGLFEDTNLCAIHAKRVTIMPKDIQLARRIRGERA, from the coding sequence ATGGCTCGAACGAAACAGACGGCTCGAAAGTCGACGGGCGGCAAGGCGCCGCGCAAGCAGCTGGCGACGAAGGCGGCCCGCAAGAGCGCGCCGGCCACGGGTGGCGTGAAGAAGCCGCACCGCTACCGGCCGGGCACGGTGGCGCTGCGCGAGATCCGGCGCTACCAGAAGTCAACAGAGCTGCTGATCCGCAAGCTGCCCTTCCAGCGCCTGGTGCGCGAGATCGCGCAGGACTTCAAGACGGACCTGCGCTTCCAGAGCTCGGCCGTGATGGCGCTGCAGGAGGCGAGCGAGGCGTACCTGGTGGGGCTGTTCGAGGACACCAACCTGTGCGCCATCCACGCCAAGCGGGTGACCATCATGCCCAAGGACATCCAGCTGGCGCGGCGCATCCGCGGCGAGCGCGCTTAG
- the LOC136657563 gene encoding pentraxin fusion protein-like: protein MLRNFAVLVVITLHWLIPCRKNGVRIAIVDASIVPIGDPNIAVGKISSQSSTYEVKGESSKAIDGSFASSYDNGDCTLTKQDFEPWWMVDLISAFQISAVLITNRGDCCESRIKGAEILIGDLPTKGGTMNPRCATINSMGLGETISFSCAGMQGQYVTITIPGRREFLSLCEVQVLARPWLHVVHDGGRSPVRDSGTDLGLQGRTLNFPKEPKAGFVVISPLQPLNLIEFTLCMRVTVEYLDDGKMILFSYHSQNDELRILRESKGQFGLHMGGKSVMFALPDLSTLGSHLCVSWESEFGLTAFWMNGRRSIRKVHNVGHILQPGGTTMLGQDQEAESMSEQKKCQFVGEITDLYMWDYVLKTRDIEAVFQVHQFPSGNIFDWKILSYKITGNVMVLPKDNDNREYGH from the exons ATGCTACGCAACTTTGCAGTTCTAGTTGTCATCACTCTGCACTGGCTTATCCCATGCCGTA AAAATGGTGTCCGCATTGCCATTGTAGATGCTTCAATAGTCCCAATTGGAG ATCCTAATATAGCAGTGGGGAAAATATCGTCCCAGTCCAGCACTTACGAAGTAAAAGGGGAGTCCAGCAAGGCCATAGATGGGTCTTTTGCAAGTAGTTATGACAATGGAGACTGCACTCTGACTAAGCAGGATTTTGAACCTTGGTGGATGGTAGATTTGATTTCAGCATTTCAGATATCTGCAGTGCTCATCACCAACAGAGGAGACTGTTGTGAGTCGAGAATAAAAGGCGCGGAGATTCTGATTGGTGATTTGCCAACCAAAGGAGGCACAATGAATCCTAG GTGTGCTACAATCAATAGCATGGGGCTTGGGGAAACCATCTCCTTCAGCTGTGCAGGGATGCAAGGGCAGTATGTGACCATTACAATCCCAGGAAGAAGGGAGTTCCTGTCGCTCTGTGAAGTGCAAGTGCTTGCGCGCCCGTGGCTTCATGTCG TTCACGACGGAGGGCGGAGTCCTGTCCGAGATAGTGGAACTGATTTAG GTCTGCAGGGCAGAACACTGAATTTTCCCAAGGAACCAAAGGCTGGTTTTGTTGTCATATCTCCATTGCAGCCACTGAATCTGATAGAATTCACACTCTGCATGAGGGTAACTGTAGAGTATTTGGATGATGGCAAAATGATTCTCTTCTCCTACCACTCGCAGAATGATGAGCTGAGGATATTGCGTGAATCAAAGGGCCAGTTTGGCTTGcatatggggggaaaaagtgtgatGTTTGCCCTTCCTGATCTCAGCACTTTGGGGAGCCACCTATGTGTGTCCTGGGAATCTGAATTTGGCCTCACGGCCTTCTGGATGAATGGGAGAAGGAGCATCCGAAAGGTACATAATGTGGGACACATTCTTCAGCCTGGAGGAACTACCATGCTTGGACAGGATCAAGAGGCAGAAAGTATGTCTGAACAGAAGAAGTGTCAGTTTGTGGGCGAAATAACCGATCTCTACATGTGGGATTATGTTCTGAAAACTCGTGACATTGAGGCTGTGTTCCAGGTCCATCAATTTCCCAGCGGAAACATCTTCGACTGGAAAATCTTATCTTACAAGATTACAGGGAATGTGATGGTCTTGCCTAAAGATAATGACAATAGAGAATATGGGCACTAA